In the Wyeomyia smithii strain HCP4-BCI-WySm-NY-G18 chromosome 2, ASM2978416v1, whole genome shotgun sequence genome, one interval contains:
- the LOC129721063 gene encoding transcription factor grauzone-like, whose translation MNIAETCRLCLRQKSDNVPVAQEDDDLRRKIDRIFYFQVIRSLDLPSLICSMCKQTVDEFYEYAEQVLKNQQFLRSSLVPSTSASSNSVNKLRDSPVAEESSVKVENPIKKEPEETEWVAVDAYSEAAIGATQINKPTPVVSTENIPSSDTIMDVKIDHDWKTAQSTDDDDENNEDSDDSESSDAADGAWNDDDNSMQEVKPKRKYTPKKQGKILQSVKSEQKEKKPRVRTEGPSIDELILEHYKLSCDLCAEPLEDFTELRKHYKYVHNQPAYLKCCSKKIFKKCWMVEHIQLHLNPDAFHCDICNKSYSSSKVLKEHTKEVHSPNENRPFKCETCLKPFVSHAHLNAHVMVAHGSVPCPQCPKVLASQGSLKKHLVAMHGDGEQYVCDVCARVFRSKQCFDTHVKGHLGTRLENKVQCSVCSVWLTDKYCLTKHVRRMHVAPELPLSCELCGKQVRNQDALNCHMRRTHTESRFECDICHKKFKRPHHMREHVAIHHTGEDLYGCNHCPERFNTKNKQYMHRKTAHPVEWEEEMRKRIMKVP comes from the exons ATGAACATAGCCGAGACATGCCGGTTGTGTTTACGTCAGAAATCGGATAACGTTCCCGTCGCACAGGAAGATGACGATTTGCGGCGGAAAATCGATCGGATTTTTTACTTTCAG GTTATACGAAGTTTGGACCTGCCCAGTTTGATTTGTTCCATGTGTAAGCAAACAGTCGATGAATTCTACGAGTATGCAGAACAAGTACTGAAAAATCAGCAGTTCTTGCGCTCGTCGTTAGTTCCTTCTACTTCGGCATCATCAAACAGTGTAAACAAATTGCGGGACTCCCCAGTTGCGGAAGAATCGTCTGTGAAAGTAGAGAACCCTATTAAGAAGGAACCGGAAGAAACTGAATGGGTCGCTGTGGACGCTTACTCCGAAGCAGCTATTGGTGCTACCCAGATTAACAAACCTACTCCAGTGGTATCGACGGAGAATATTCCGTCCAGTGACACCATAATGGATGTAAAAATCGATCACGATTGGAAAACGGCTCAATCGACAGATGACGATGATGAAAATAACGAGGATTCTGATGATTCAGAGTCATCTGATGCTGCTGATGGTGCTTGGAACGATGACGATAACTCAATGCAAGAGGTGAAGCCTAAACGGAAATACACACCTAAGAAGCAAGGAAAGATTCTTCAAAGCGTTAAATCAGAGCAAAAGGAAAAGAAGCCACGAGTGAGGACGGAAGGCCCATCGATAGACGAGTTGATACTCGAACATTATAAATTGTCCTGTGATCTATGCGCGGAACCATTGGAAGACTTCACCGAGCTGCGCAAACATTACAAATACGTACACAATCAACCGGCCTATCTGAAGTGTTGCAGcaagaaaatcttcaaaaaatgCTGGATGGTGGAGCACATACAGCTGCATTTGAATCCAGACGCATTCCACTGTGACATTTGCAACAAAAGTTACAGTTCCAGCAAGGTTCTGAAAGAACACACCAAAGAGGTTCATTCCCCCAACGAAAACCGCCCGTTCAAGTGCGAGACCTGTCTGAAACCGTTTGTCTCGCATGCTCATTTAAATGCACACGTCATGGTGGCACATGGCTCGGTGCCTTGTCCGCAGTGTCCGAAGGTATTGGCTTCCCAAGGCTCACTCAAAAAGCATTTGGTTGCAATGCATGGCGATGGGGAGCAGTATGTATGTGACGTGTGTGCCCGCGTTTTTCGCTCCAAGCAGTGCTTCGACACCCACGTGAAAGGACATTTAGGGACCCGACTGGAAAACAAAGTTCAATGCAGTGTTTGCTCGGTATGGCTAACGGACAAGTATTGCCTGACGAAGCACGTGCGGCGAATGCATGTTGCACCGGAACTGCCGCTATCGTGCGAGCTGTGCGGTAAACAGGTGCGCAATCAGGACGCTCTCAATTGTCACATGCGCAGGACTCACACGGAAAGTCGCTTCGAGTGCGACATTTGCCACAAAAAGTTTAAACGACCGCATCACATGAGG GAACACGTAGCAATCCATCACACCGGGGAGGATTTGTATGGTTGCAATCACTGCCCGGAACGCTTCAACACCAAAAACAAACAGTACATGCATCGGAAAACCGCTCATCCTGTCGAGTGGGAAGAGGAAATGCGAAAGCGAATTATGAAGGTTCCATGA
- the LOC129721064 gene encoding uncharacterized protein LOC129721064 — MLQCDEHAILTKYNSFPPSTFQDMENSSQDVIESSQKSGRRGRIRVSKTSATKARRSQRVSKAKMVKGLETLVDTATGSTEESSANVSGSLFNGQYELLKQYQDHETILREYDVILEEVLEQSRKAYEKMQLQSRSQDVFSMDTNQMSSKSVEPDAPNRGISQHQKDLVQNRNDVSVQTNVMQPKLCTVAVQVTPTGKCCDRQNTVSTSTNTETISFKDATNQTISLESRDVGVQKYHITRLRDASVQAMIGNPLRITAKRNVSIQRTSKTLDLNDDCALQLAAELKCDPARLLWLMLRMSAKQQNFVHDDSLQSTQTSVEFSSEDPYWANYNFFLGESADDRNNEGLNYDQMTSCCVEDFIV, encoded by the exons ATGCTACAATGTGATGAACACGCGATCCTGACGAAATATAACTCGTTTCCACCATCAACTTTTCAAGATATGGAAAACT CGTCGCAGGACGTTATTGAGTCATCCCAAAAGTCAGGCCGTCGTGGACGGATTCGAGTTTCCAAAACATCCGCAACGAAGGCTAGGCGTTCTCAGCGGGTATCGAAAGCTAAGATGGTGAAAGGTTTGGAAACCCTGGTTGATACTGCGACCGGTTCTACGGAAGAAAGTTCTGCAAACGTATCTGGAAGTTTGTTTAATGGACAGTATGAGCTGCTCAAGCAATATCAGGACCACGAGACTATCTTGAGAGAATATGATGTTATTTTGGAGGAAGTGTTAGAGCAATCACGCAAGGCTTACGAGAAAATGCAGCTACAAAGTAGATCCCAGGACGTTTTCAGTATGGACACGAATCAAATGTCAAGCAAAAGCGTCGAGCCTGACGCTCCTAATCGAGGTATTTCACAACATCAAAAGGATTTGGTTCAAAACCGAAATGATGTCAGTGTCCAAACGAACGTTATGCAACCAAAACTTTGCACGGTTGCAGTGCAAGTGACACCAACCGGAAAGTGTTGCGACCGACAAAATACTGTGTCCACATCTACGAATACAGAGACGATCAGTTTTAAAGATGCCACCAATCAAACGATTAGTTTGGAAAGCCGAGACGTTGGAGTGCAGAAGTATCACATCACTCGTTTGCGGGATGCTTCCGTGCAAGCAATGATCGGTAACCCGTTGCGTATAACAGCCAAGCGCAACGTTTCCATTCAGCGTACGTCCAAAACATTGGATTTAAACGACGACTGTGCCCTTCAGCTGGCGGCTGAATTGAAGTGTGATCCAGCTCGTTTGCTGTGGCTAATGTTGCGAATGTCTGCCAAGCAGCAGAATTTCGTCCATGATGATAGCTTACAGAGCACCCAAACCAGTGTGGAATTTTCCAGCGAAGATCCTTATTGGgctaattacaactttttcctaGGTGAATCCGCAGATGATCGCAATAATGAAGGACTTAATTATGACCAAATGACAAGCTGTTGTGTTGAAGATTTCATCGTGTGA
- the LOC129721061 gene encoding trafficking protein particle complex subunit 11 isoform X1: protein MTLDASVLPSELVTTAQPLVGLSGLDVQRNTIHKTIWDAFNNGKKPESESIQYKLLPPSYEFPVSKPKHQSYEWYHPKGILKRNWMLKHLHVLPAVVVLFQDLEWNDPQWSEKQLQCASIIQSLKNSLQGRNTRLAVVLLQKGASIPQGDDLLASERASHLTSTCDITAKMLFVLPHNDHLMNHILRLQSAFLELAQSYYTQMMKQIRSHREQLTESHQMLKIRHQFKLGFISELKLDQSNALRHYRQTYANLDEIRIVDTNCLEVKTLAGFVSYKICRLFFKLNAPKDSISHFKNHITKYRNRTGFKELLFEHYAWLSVQYSAFGELFCDAVKNGLAPLQTQHPGIYFHKAAEYVGKRKEAFLQCSALAPPSEAQTGGAGQASSTNANAVLYSDFFGIRGTKTGEPVSEQQVICLVQEIEKSHNHSAAIITLLGQAMAQYKVYKCLRFRKKLAIDMAEEYLKSGDHSKALTLYSLMLSDYRVDKWYTIFAEVLLKTLRSAYLSASVPDFVACSIEALSPRIEMEKTDRILVLENLWKVFHNVSPVSSRQISPELSASWQTALSSFNNPIKLDLDRLNDLIECKISFDKRQIRNDEKLHLQLYVRSVVEVPLKLKNFSVLLTDLKSSSVRVPATQYCEYVLEESEAGQVQPKPIEEFILEPNKCYRILFIGECYQFMENVNVHIFRLEVQMGSDRTYAILSLREKLNIQRVFKHFNPHRDCMEKISVIGSCYIIPTFHLGSQTKQNNQPMLTNEFYKITTKIMNNSDLCLQNVGVSISVPQALRSNVFLTTDLSHPLQKINSHVQIDIGELQMQSTTAISYFATSLVEGNIELRQRLFYQTENLHQTKPVASSAVDSPSTPNSEKEDLAKLIASERSALKYNNNHNVKIEYLNDEQVRKIKEDTIVVPCIEEIRLVGQFYTLSREPLVRAFRNEDFILRIAMEVKAPDSVDILETQFISDHNILEKPYKGNQRVIGTKLTQNTRFQDLRILHPLNCTRNWITQSDYLNNDVRLTFSRSQTPDQVSNGGTTLPQSRPIMSDEHFNRSLLAKLPTNATIIGSTNANLTNQLNLPLTAASSNSSTNNAAPPGSSPVPMATGQPGLMTSSTGSAEDFKVRPLPVGTIGAVSGDDQLRDDFTKGLTKVKNIYNQAIDCVQLTNNERNGFINAGLSALSTGKGRTGESDGTEPTEKSLIFGVYCIRWCRSSSPGVINESKFVIHGIEVTDPSLNLYCYLEEKMFVRIPMTLRITLKNPTRKILHLQALLNSSDSFMFSGHRQLNVTIFAFSTYDLLFNLYPLKAGWQPLPELQLEYINHSGATGSNELASNSTSQQQLSSVVATGGKGTPVPMNISAGSNETSNTQLGEAGENQESREAQLKAELDTLIKRWMPKMVFIHPPTRN, encoded by the exons ATGACGTTGGATGCCAGCGTTTTACCATCGGAGCTGGTAACCACCGCTCAGCCATTAGTTGGGCTATCCGGCTTGGATGTGCAGCGGAACACTATCCACAAAACGATCTGGGATGCGTTCAACAACGGCAAAAAGCCAGAAAG CGAATCTATCCAATATAAGCTTCTTCCACCCAGCTATGAATTTCCTGTTTCGAAACCAAAACACCAATCCTACGAATGGTATCATCCAAAAGGTATCTTGAAACGAAACTGGATGCTGAAACATTTGCATGTTTTGCCGGCAGTCGTAGTCCTGTTTCAGGATCTAGAATGGAATGATCCACAGTGGAGTGAGAAGCAATTGCAGTGTGCTTCCATTATCCAGTCGCTGAAAAACTCACTCCAAGGACGAAACACCCGGCTAGCGGTAGTTTTACTTCAAAAAGGTGCTAGCATACCTCAAGGAGATGATTTACTTGCTTCCGAGAGGGCATCCCACTTGACCAGCACCTGTGACATTACCGCAAAAATGCTTTTCGTGCTTCCTCACAACGATCATTTAATGAATCACATACTGAGACTGCAATCCGCTTTTCTGGAGCTTGCCCAGTCTTACTATACCCAAATGATGAAGCAAATTCGGTCGCATCGGGAACAGCTTACAGAATCCCACCAAATGCTGAAAATTCGGCACCAATTTAAGCTTGGCTTTATTTCCGAGCTCAAATTGGATCAATCGAACGCACTGCGACACTATCGCCAAACCTACGCCAATCTAGACGAGATTCGAATCGTAGACACCAACTGTCTCGAAGTCAAAACCCTCGCCGGTTTCGTGAGCTACAAAATTTGTCGTCTATTTTTCAAACTCAACGCACCAAAGGATTCGATATCGCACTTCAAGAACCACATCACCAAATATCGCAACCGAACTGGTTTCAAGGAGCTACTCTTCGAGCACTACGCCTGGCTGAGTGTGCAGTACAGTGCCTTCGGTGAGTTGTTTTGCGACGCAGTCAAAAACGGACTGGCGCCACTGCAAACCCAACATCCTGGTATTTACTTCCACAAAGCGGCTGAATATGTAGGCAAGCGCAAGGAGGCATTTTTGCAGTGTTCCGCACTGGCACCCCCAAGTGAAGCCCAAACAGGTGGCGCTGGACAG GCTTCTTCCACAAATGCTAACGCGGTGCTGTACAGTGACTTTTTCGGTATACGAGGCACGAAAACAGGTGAACCTGTTTCCGAGCAACAAGTTATCTGCCTGGTACAGGAGATAGAGAAATCCCACAACCATTCGGCAGCTATCATCACCCTATTGGGACAGGCCATGGCGCAGTATAAAGTGTACAAATGTTTACGCTTTCGCAAAAAGCTGGCAATCGATATGGCCGAGGAATATCTAAAAAGTGGAGATCACTCGAAGGCGCTCACGCTTTACTCGCTTATGCTGTCTGATTATCGAGTGGACAAATGGTACACGATATTCGCCGAAGTTCTGTTGAAAACGTTGCGGTCTGCTTATCTTTCCGCATCGGTGCCCGATTTCGTGGCATGCAGCATTGAGGCGTTATCACCGCGAATTGAGATGGAAAAAACTGATCGCATTCTGGTATTGGAAAACCTCTGGAAAGTATTCCACAATGTGTCTCCGGTTTCGAGTAGGCAAATTTCACCGGAACTGTCGGCCAGCTGGCAAACCGCATTATCCTCTTTCAATAATCCCATAAAACTTGACCTCGATCGATTGAACGACCTAATAGAATGCAAAATAAGTTTCGATAAACGGCAGATAAGAAACGACGAAAAACTGCATCTCCAACTGTACGTCCGTTCCGTAGTAGAAGTTCCTTTGAAGTTGAAAAACTTTTCCGTTTTGTTAACAGATCTGAAGTCAAGTTCGGTTCGAGTGCCAGCAACTCAGTATTGTGAATATGTTTTAGAGGAAAGCGAAGCTGGACAGGTACAGCCGAAGCCGATAGAAGAATTTATACTGGAACCCAATAAATGCTACCGTATACTATTTATTGGAGAATGCTATCAGTTTATGGAGAATGTTAACGTACATATTTTCCGTTTGGAAGTGCAAATGGGATCAGACCGAACCTACGCCATTCTTTCGCTGCGCGAAAAACTAAACATTCAGCGAGTATTCAAACACTTTAATCCGCATCGTGACTGTATGGAGAAAATATCGGTCATCGGTTCGTGCTATATCATTCCAAC GTTTCACCTTGGATCACAGACCAAACAAAACAACCAACCAATGCTGACAAATGAGTTTTACAAAATTACGACAAAAATTATGAATAACTCCGATCTCTGTCTGCAGAACGTTGGAGTCAGTATCAGTGTGCCTCAAGCTTTAAGGAGTAATG TCTTTTTAACGACGGATCTGAGTCATCCGCTGCAGAAAATAAATTCCCACGTTCAGATCGACATCGGTGAACTACAGATGCAATCAACGACAGCAATATCTTATTTCGCAACTAGTCTTGTCGAGGGTAACATCGAATTGCGCCAGCGACTTTTCTATCAAACCGAAAACCTTCATCAAACGAAACCTGTAGCTTCATCCGCGGTGGATTCTCCTTCTACCCCGAACAGTGAGAAAGAAGATCTGGCCAAACTGATCGCCAGCGAGCGTAGCGCATTAAAGTACAACAATAatcataatgttaaaatcgaatACCTAAACGACGAACAGGTGCGCAAGATCAAGGAGGATACCATCGTGGTGCCTTGCATTGAAGAAATTAGGCTAGTTGGGCAGTTCTATACACTGAGCCGAGAGCCCCTGGTTAGGGCTTTTCGAAATGAAGATTTTATCCTAAGAATCGCTATGGAAGTCAAAGCTCCGGATAGTGTGGATATTTTGGAGACGCAGTTCATAAGT GACCACAACATTCTAGAAAAACCTTACAAAGGCAACCAGCGGGTTATCGGAACAAAGCTTACTCAAAATACCCGCTTTCAAGACCTGCGGATACTGCATCCCTTAAACTGCACTCGAAATTGGATAACGCAAAGCGATTATCTAAATAACGATGTTCGTCTGACGTTCAGTCGCAGTCAAACACCGGATCAAGTAAGCAATGGTGGAACCACATTGCCACAGTCGCGCCCTATCATGTCCGATGAGCATTTCAACCGAAGCTTGCTGGCAAAGCTTCCAACTAATGCAACCATTATCGGTAGCACTAATGCCAATCTAACGAATCAGTTAAATCTCCCACTAACCGCTGCTTCGTCCAATTCTTCTACTAATAATGCTGCTCCTCCGGGATCATCACCGGTGCCAATGGCTACTGGTCAACCAGGATTGATGACTTCATCCACGGGGAGCGCTGAGGATTTCAAAGTACGACCACTTCCGGTTGGTACTATCGGTGCTGTCAGCGGTGACGATCAACTGCGAGATGATTTTACCAAAGGActgacaaaagtgaaaaatatctaCAACCAAGCAATCGACTGTGTTCAATTGACCAACAACGAACGGAACGGGTTCATCAATGCCGGGCTAAGTGCGCTGTCAACCGGTAAAGGACGGACAGGAGAGTCGGATGGGACGGAACCAACCGAAAAGTCACTTATTTTTGGTGTTTACTGTATCCGCTGGTGCCGCAGTTCTTCCCCAGGTGTGATCAACGAGTCAAAATTTGTGATTCACGGTATAG AGGTGACAGACCCATCGCTTAACCTGTACTGCTATCTCGAGGAAAAGATGTTCGTGCGTATCCCGATGACGCTGCGTATCACGTTGAAAAATCCGACGCGAAAAATACTACACCTGCAGGCTCTGCTGAATAGTTCGGATAGTTTTATGTTCTCTGGACATAGACAA CTCAATGTAACGATTTTCGCCTTCTCTACGTACGATCTGCTGTTCAACCTCTACCCCCTAAAGGCTGGCTGGCAACCACTACCGGAATTACAACTCGAATACATCAATCACTCGGGTGCGACAGGATCGAACGAACTCGCATCGAACAGCACCAGTCAGCAGCAACTGTCGTCAGTAGTTGCAACCGGAGGCAAAGGAACCCCCGTTCCGATGAACATATCGGCCGGTTCGAACGAAACCAGCAATACTCAACTAGGGGAGGCCGGTGAAAACCAAGAGAGCCGGGAAGCGCAGCTGAAAGCAGAGCTCGACACCCTGATCAAACGATGGATGCCCAAAATGGTTTTCATTCAC CCACCGACCCGCAACTGA
- the LOC129721061 gene encoding trafficking protein particle complex subunit 11 isoform X2, translated as MTLDASVLPSELVTTAQPLVGLSGLDVQRNTIHKTIWDAFNNGKKPESESIQYKLLPPSYEFPVSKPKHQSYEWYHPKGILKRNWMLKHLHVLPAVVVLFQDLEWNDPQWSEKQLQCASIIQSLKNSLQGRNTRLAVVLLQKGASIPQGDDLLASERASHLTSTCDITAKMLFVLPHNDHLMNHILRLQSAFLELAQSYYTQMMKQIRSHREQLTESHQMLKIRHQFKLGFISELKLDQSNALRHYRQTYANLDEIRIVDTNCLEVKTLAGFVSYKICRLFFKLNAPKDSISHFKNHITKYRNRTGFKELLFEHYAWLSVQYSAFGELFCDAVKNGLAPLQTQHPGIYFHKAAEYVGKRKEAFLQCSALAPPSEAQTGGAGQASSTNANAVLYSDFFGIRGTKTGEPVSEQQVICLVQEIEKSHNHSAAIITLLGQAMAQYKVYKCLRFRKKLAIDMAEEYLKSGDHSKALTLYSLMLSDYRVDKWYTIFAEVLLKTLRSAYLSASVPDFVACSIEALSPRIEMEKTDRILVLENLWKVFHNVSPVSSRQISPELSASWQTALSSFNNPIKLDLDRLNDLIECKISFDKRQIRNDEKLHLQLYVRSVVEVPLKLKNFSVLLTDLKSSSVRVPATQYCEYVLEESEAGQVQPKPIEEFILEPNKCYRILFIGECYQFMENVNVHIFRLEVQMGSDRTYAILSLREKLNIQRVFKHFNPHRDCMEKISVIGSCYIIPTFHLGSQTKQNNQPMLTNEFYKITTKIMNNSDLCLQNVGVSISVPQALRSNVFLTTDLSHPLQKINSHVQIDIGELQMQSTTAISYFATSLVEGNIELRQRLFYQTENLHQTKPVASSAVDSPSTPNSEKEDLAKLIASERSALKYNNNHNVKIEYLNDEQVRKIKEDTIVVPCIEEIRLVGQFYTLSREPLVRAFRNEDFILRIAMEVKAPDSVDILETQFISDHNILEKPYKGNQRVIGTKLTQNTRFQDLRILHPLNCTRNWITQSDYLNNDVRLTFSRSQTPDQVSNGGTTLPQSRPIMSDEHFNRSLLAKLPTNATIIGLMTSSTGSAEDFKVRPLPVGTIGAVSGDDQLRDDFTKGLTKVKNIYNQAIDCVQLTNNERNGFINAGLSALSTGKGRTGESDGTEPTEKSLIFGVYCIRWCRSSSPGVINESKFVIHGIEVTDPSLNLYCYLEEKMFVRIPMTLRITLKNPTRKILHLQALLNSSDSFMFSGHRQLNVTIFAFSTYDLLFNLYPLKAGWQPLPELQLEYINHSGATGSNELASNSTSQQQLSSVVATGGKGTPVPMNISAGSNETSNTQLGEAGENQESREAQLKAELDTLIKRWMPKMVFIHPPTRN; from the exons ATGACGTTGGATGCCAGCGTTTTACCATCGGAGCTGGTAACCACCGCTCAGCCATTAGTTGGGCTATCCGGCTTGGATGTGCAGCGGAACACTATCCACAAAACGATCTGGGATGCGTTCAACAACGGCAAAAAGCCAGAAAG CGAATCTATCCAATATAAGCTTCTTCCACCCAGCTATGAATTTCCTGTTTCGAAACCAAAACACCAATCCTACGAATGGTATCATCCAAAAGGTATCTTGAAACGAAACTGGATGCTGAAACATTTGCATGTTTTGCCGGCAGTCGTAGTCCTGTTTCAGGATCTAGAATGGAATGATCCACAGTGGAGTGAGAAGCAATTGCAGTGTGCTTCCATTATCCAGTCGCTGAAAAACTCACTCCAAGGACGAAACACCCGGCTAGCGGTAGTTTTACTTCAAAAAGGTGCTAGCATACCTCAAGGAGATGATTTACTTGCTTCCGAGAGGGCATCCCACTTGACCAGCACCTGTGACATTACCGCAAAAATGCTTTTCGTGCTTCCTCACAACGATCATTTAATGAATCACATACTGAGACTGCAATCCGCTTTTCTGGAGCTTGCCCAGTCTTACTATACCCAAATGATGAAGCAAATTCGGTCGCATCGGGAACAGCTTACAGAATCCCACCAAATGCTGAAAATTCGGCACCAATTTAAGCTTGGCTTTATTTCCGAGCTCAAATTGGATCAATCGAACGCACTGCGACACTATCGCCAAACCTACGCCAATCTAGACGAGATTCGAATCGTAGACACCAACTGTCTCGAAGTCAAAACCCTCGCCGGTTTCGTGAGCTACAAAATTTGTCGTCTATTTTTCAAACTCAACGCACCAAAGGATTCGATATCGCACTTCAAGAACCACATCACCAAATATCGCAACCGAACTGGTTTCAAGGAGCTACTCTTCGAGCACTACGCCTGGCTGAGTGTGCAGTACAGTGCCTTCGGTGAGTTGTTTTGCGACGCAGTCAAAAACGGACTGGCGCCACTGCAAACCCAACATCCTGGTATTTACTTCCACAAAGCGGCTGAATATGTAGGCAAGCGCAAGGAGGCATTTTTGCAGTGTTCCGCACTGGCACCCCCAAGTGAAGCCCAAACAGGTGGCGCTGGACAG GCTTCTTCCACAAATGCTAACGCGGTGCTGTACAGTGACTTTTTCGGTATACGAGGCACGAAAACAGGTGAACCTGTTTCCGAGCAACAAGTTATCTGCCTGGTACAGGAGATAGAGAAATCCCACAACCATTCGGCAGCTATCATCACCCTATTGGGACAGGCCATGGCGCAGTATAAAGTGTACAAATGTTTACGCTTTCGCAAAAAGCTGGCAATCGATATGGCCGAGGAATATCTAAAAAGTGGAGATCACTCGAAGGCGCTCACGCTTTACTCGCTTATGCTGTCTGATTATCGAGTGGACAAATGGTACACGATATTCGCCGAAGTTCTGTTGAAAACGTTGCGGTCTGCTTATCTTTCCGCATCGGTGCCCGATTTCGTGGCATGCAGCATTGAGGCGTTATCACCGCGAATTGAGATGGAAAAAACTGATCGCATTCTGGTATTGGAAAACCTCTGGAAAGTATTCCACAATGTGTCTCCGGTTTCGAGTAGGCAAATTTCACCGGAACTGTCGGCCAGCTGGCAAACCGCATTATCCTCTTTCAATAATCCCATAAAACTTGACCTCGATCGATTGAACGACCTAATAGAATGCAAAATAAGTTTCGATAAACGGCAGATAAGAAACGACGAAAAACTGCATCTCCAACTGTACGTCCGTTCCGTAGTAGAAGTTCCTTTGAAGTTGAAAAACTTTTCCGTTTTGTTAACAGATCTGAAGTCAAGTTCGGTTCGAGTGCCAGCAACTCAGTATTGTGAATATGTTTTAGAGGAAAGCGAAGCTGGACAGGTACAGCCGAAGCCGATAGAAGAATTTATACTGGAACCCAATAAATGCTACCGTATACTATTTATTGGAGAATGCTATCAGTTTATGGAGAATGTTAACGTACATATTTTCCGTTTGGAAGTGCAAATGGGATCAGACCGAACCTACGCCATTCTTTCGCTGCGCGAAAAACTAAACATTCAGCGAGTATTCAAACACTTTAATCCGCATCGTGACTGTATGGAGAAAATATCGGTCATCGGTTCGTGCTATATCATTCCAAC GTTTCACCTTGGATCACAGACCAAACAAAACAACCAACCAATGCTGACAAATGAGTTTTACAAAATTACGACAAAAATTATGAATAACTCCGATCTCTGTCTGCAGAACGTTGGAGTCAGTATCAGTGTGCCTCAAGCTTTAAGGAGTAATG TCTTTTTAACGACGGATCTGAGTCATCCGCTGCAGAAAATAAATTCCCACGTTCAGATCGACATCGGTGAACTACAGATGCAATCAACGACAGCAATATCTTATTTCGCAACTAGTCTTGTCGAGGGTAACATCGAATTGCGCCAGCGACTTTTCTATCAAACCGAAAACCTTCATCAAACGAAACCTGTAGCTTCATCCGCGGTGGATTCTCCTTCTACCCCGAACAGTGAGAAAGAAGATCTGGCCAAACTGATCGCCAGCGAGCGTAGCGCATTAAAGTACAACAATAatcataatgttaaaatcgaatACCTAAACGACGAACAGGTGCGCAAGATCAAGGAGGATACCATCGTGGTGCCTTGCATTGAAGAAATTAGGCTAGTTGGGCAGTTCTATACACTGAGCCGAGAGCCCCTGGTTAGGGCTTTTCGAAATGAAGATTTTATCCTAAGAATCGCTATGGAAGTCAAAGCTCCGGATAGTGTGGATATTTTGGAGACGCAGTTCATAAGT GACCACAACATTCTAGAAAAACCTTACAAAGGCAACCAGCGGGTTATCGGAACAAAGCTTACTCAAAATACCCGCTTTCAAGACCTGCGGATACTGCATCCCTTAAACTGCACTCGAAATTGGATAACGCAAAGCGATTATCTAAATAACGATGTTCGTCTGACGTTCAGTCGCAGTCAAACACCGGATCAAGTAAGCAATGGTGGAACCACATTGCCACAGTCGCGCCCTATCATGTCCGATGAGCATTTCAACCGAAGCTTGCTGGCAAAGCTTCCAACTAATGCAACCATTATCG GATTGATGACTTCATCCACGGGGAGCGCTGAGGATTTCAAAGTACGACCACTTCCGGTTGGTACTATCGGTGCTGTCAGCGGTGACGATCAACTGCGAGATGATTTTACCAAAGGActgacaaaagtgaaaaatatctaCAACCAAGCAATCGACTGTGTTCAATTGACCAACAACGAACGGAACGGGTTCATCAATGCCGGGCTAAGTGCGCTGTCAACCGGTAAAGGACGGACAGGAGAGTCGGATGGGACGGAACCAACCGAAAAGTCACTTATTTTTGGTGTTTACTGTATCCGCTGGTGCCGCAGTTCTTCCCCAGGTGTGATCAACGAGTCAAAATTTGTGATTCACGGTATAG AGGTGACAGACCCATCGCTTAACCTGTACTGCTATCTCGAGGAAAAGATGTTCGTGCGTATCCCGATGACGCTGCGTATCACGTTGAAAAATCCGACGCGAAAAATACTACACCTGCAGGCTCTGCTGAATAGTTCGGATAGTTTTATGTTCTCTGGACATAGACAA CTCAATGTAACGATTTTCGCCTTCTCTACGTACGATCTGCTGTTCAACCTCTACCCCCTAAAGGCTGGCTGGCAACCACTACCGGAATTACAACTCGAATACATCAATCACTCGGGTGCGACAGGATCGAACGAACTCGCATCGAACAGCACCAGTCAGCAGCAACTGTCGTCAGTAGTTGCAACCGGAGGCAAAGGAACCCCCGTTCCGATGAACATATCGGCCGGTTCGAACGAAACCAGCAATACTCAACTAGGGGAGGCCGGTGAAAACCAAGAGAGCCGGGAAGCGCAGCTGAAAGCAGAGCTCGACACCCTGATCAAACGATGGATGCCCAAAATGGTTTTCATTCAC CCACCGACCCGCAACTGA